A DNA window from Vigna unguiculata cultivar IT97K-499-35 chromosome 10, ASM411807v1, whole genome shotgun sequence contains the following coding sequences:
- the LOC114165902 gene encoding putative expansin-B2 encodes MQVLSYICFVVTFCFLLLNPSHGLNLKSLNYSKVKNDNEWNVGAATWYGEAEGAGSDGGACGYGESVEKPPLSKMISAGGSSLFSGGRGCGACYQVKCTKYPACSGNPVSVMISDECPDCHLASVHFDLSGTALGSMASPGKANNLRNVGQLQILYKRVACSFGNSIAFTIDEGANPYYFAAEIEYENGDGDLVEVQVKQANSDTWLPMRRSWGSRWALNFGSGLKPPFSIKLTEDGNNNGRNTIVARNVIPSHWKPGQVYRSVVNF; translated from the exons ATGCAAGTTCTTAGTTACATTTGTTTTGTTGTGACGTTTTGCTTTCTGCTCCTAAACCCTAGCCATGGTCTGAATCTGAAATCATTAAATTATTCCAAAGTTAAAAACGATAATGAATGGAATGTAGGAGCAGCTACATGGTACGGAGAAGCAGAGGGTGCTGGATCTGATG GTGGTGCTTGTGGATATGGTGAGAGTGTGGAGAAACCTCCACTCTCTAAAATGATATCAGCTGGAGGTTCTTCTCTTTTTAGTGGAGGCAGAGGATGTGGAGCTTGTTATCAG GTGAAATGCACTAAATACCCAGCTTGTTCGGGAAATCCAGTGAGTGTGATGATAAGTGATGAATGCCCTGACTGTCACTTAGCATCAGTCCATTTTGATCTCAGTGGCACTGCACTTGGTTCCATGGCATCTCCAGGAAAAGCAAACAATCTTCGTAACGTTGGACAGCTTCAAATTCTATACAAAAG GGTTGCATGCTCCTTCGGGAACTCCATAGCCTTTACCATCGACGAAGGGGCGAACCCATACTATTTTGCAGCTGAAATAGAATACGAAAATGGGGATGGTGACCTTGTGGAGGTTCAGGTGAAGCAAGCTAACTCTGACACGTGGCTTCCGATGCGACGTTCATGGGGTTCACGCTGGGCTTTGAACTTTGGTTCAGGGCTGAAACCACCGTTCTCCATTAAGCTCACTGAAGATGGCAACAACAACGGAAGGAACACCATTGTCGCTCGTAATGTAATTCCATCTCACTGGAAACCTGGTCAAGTTTATCGATctgttgttaatttttaa